One segment of Neobacillus endophyticus DNA contains the following:
- a CDS encoding argininosuccinate synthase, whose translation MTKEKIVLAYSGGLDTSVSVKWIQEKYGYDVIALGLDVGEGKDLEAIKNKALNVGAVKAYIVDAKEMLAKEYILPALKANCLYEGKYPLSSALSRPLISKLLVEVAEKEGAAAVAHGCTGKGNDQVRFEVSVQALNPNLKVVAPVREWGMTRDEEIEYAQKNGIPIPVDLDNPFSIDANIWGRACEAGVLENPWAEPPEAAFDWTKPIELTPDTPEYIEIEFEQGVPVALNGEKLPLVQLIETLNELGGKHGVGRIDHIENRLVGIKSREVYENPAALILINAHKELEFLTLPREVTQFKVQVEQQMAKIIYEGLWFSPLKTALDAFIDETQKVVSGTLRVKLFKGTHTVVGRKSVHSLYNEELATYTKGDAFDHNAAVGFIKLWGLPTKVYAEVNNKAEEEKKSEVLK comes from the coding sequence ATGACAAAAGAAAAAATTGTTCTTGCCTATTCAGGCGGTTTAGATACATCGGTTTCAGTAAAATGGATTCAAGAAAAATACGGCTATGATGTAATTGCATTAGGATTGGACGTCGGCGAAGGCAAAGATCTTGAAGCAATTAAAAATAAGGCATTGAATGTTGGGGCAGTTAAAGCCTATATCGTGGATGCCAAAGAAATGCTGGCAAAGGAATATATTTTACCAGCTTTGAAGGCTAATTGTTTATATGAAGGAAAATACCCGCTGTCATCGGCCTTATCAAGACCATTAATTTCAAAACTATTAGTTGAAGTAGCGGAAAAAGAAGGTGCAGCTGCAGTTGCCCATGGATGTACTGGTAAAGGGAATGACCAAGTGCGCTTCGAGGTTTCTGTCCAAGCCTTAAATCCAAACTTGAAAGTTGTTGCTCCTGTCCGCGAATGGGGCATGACCCGCGACGAAGAAATCGAATATGCCCAGAAAAATGGGATTCCAATTCCGGTTGATTTAGACAATCCATTCTCAATTGATGCCAACATCTGGGGCCGTGCCTGTGAAGCAGGTGTACTTGAAAACCCATGGGCAGAGCCGCCGGAAGCGGCATTTGATTGGACTAAACCAATTGAATTAACACCAGATACACCAGAATATATTGAAATTGAATTTGAGCAAGGTGTGCCAGTAGCGCTAAATGGTGAAAAACTTCCTCTTGTCCAGTTGATTGAAACGTTAAATGAGCTTGGCGGCAAGCATGGTGTCGGCCGCATTGACCATATCGAAAATCGTCTAGTTGGTATCAAATCACGTGAAGTATACGAAAACCCGGCAGCACTGATTTTAATTAACGCTCACAAAGAATTGGAGTTCTTAACGTTACCGCGTGAAGTAACACAATTTAAAGTGCAGGTCGAACAACAAATGGCAAAAATCATTTACGAGGGTCTTTGGTTTTCACCATTGAAAACAGCACTTGATGCCTTTATTGATGAAACTCAAAAAGTGGTGTCAGGCACCCTCCGAGTAAAGCTCTTTAAAGGCACTCATACAGTTGTCGGCCGTAAATCGGTTCACAGTCTTTACAACGAAGAGCTGGCTACCTACACAAAAGGCGATGCTTTTGATCACAATGCCGCAGTTGGTTTTATTAAGCTTTGGGGGCTTCCAACGAAGGTTTATGCAGAGGTAAATAACAAAGCGGAAGAAGAGAAAAAGTCTGAAGTGTTGAAATAA
- the argH gene encoding argininosuccinate lyase → MSKLWGGRFTKETNKLVEEFTASIPFDQKLAKEDIAGSLAHVQMLGECGIIPVGDAEKIKQGLLSIKEMIDNNEVEFLIEDEDIHMNIEKLLIEKIGPVGGKLHTGRSRNDQVATDMHLYLRTKTTELIKLVEDVQKAFVQQAKENIETLIPGYTHLQRAQPVSFAHHLMAYFWMFERDKERLVDSLKRINWLPLGSGALAGTTFPINRERVAELLGFETIYPNSMDAVSDRDFILEFLSIGSIIMTHISRLSEELVLWSSQEFQFVELDDSFCTGSSIMPQKKNPDVPELLRGKTGRTYGNLIGLLTVLKGLPLAYNKDLQEDKEGMFDTVETLEGSLKLLAPMIETMTVNKDVMRKAINHDFSNATDIADYLVRKGLPFRDAHEVIGKIVLYAIQSNKFLLDLSLEEYKQFSTLFENDIYVVLAPEHVVAVRNSFGGTSPAQVKEQIKLAEGKLGQ, encoded by the coding sequence ATGTCAAAGCTTTGGGGCGGGCGTTTTACAAAAGAAACGAACAAGCTGGTCGAAGAATTTACTGCTTCGATACCATTTGATCAAAAGCTAGCAAAAGAGGATATTGCCGGAAGTCTTGCCCATGTGCAAATGCTGGGAGAGTGCGGTATTATTCCTGTAGGAGATGCAGAAAAAATAAAGCAAGGCCTGCTATCAATAAAAGAAATGATCGACAATAACGAGGTTGAATTTCTAATCGAAGATGAAGATATTCATATGAATATCGAAAAACTTCTGATTGAAAAAATTGGACCAGTGGGCGGTAAGCTTCATACAGGAAGAAGCCGGAATGACCAAGTTGCCACGGATATGCATCTTTACTTGCGGACGAAAACTACTGAGCTGATCAAATTAGTAGAAGATGTCCAGAAGGCGTTTGTTCAACAGGCAAAAGAAAATATCGAAACACTGATCCCGGGATATACACACTTGCAGCGGGCCCAGCCGGTATCGTTTGCCCACCATTTAATGGCCTATTTCTGGATGTTTGAACGGGATAAAGAAAGATTAGTAGATTCGCTGAAGCGAATTAACTGGCTGCCGCTTGGATCCGGAGCGCTGGCAGGTACCACCTTTCCAATCAACCGCGAACGTGTTGCAGAACTGCTGGGTTTTGAAACGATTTATCCAAATAGCATGGATGCCGTCAGCGATCGTGATTTTATTTTAGAGTTTCTATCTATCGGTTCCATCATCATGACGCATATTTCCCGATTATCGGAAGAGTTGGTTTTATGGTCAAGCCAGGAATTTCAATTTGTGGAGCTTGATGATTCATTCTGCACGGGCTCAAGCATTATGCCGCAGAAAAAGAACCCGGATGTCCCTGAACTGCTCCGCGGAAAAACAGGCCGCACGTATGGTAATTTGATTGGATTGCTAACCGTTTTAAAAGGACTGCCGCTTGCCTACAACAAAGATTTACAGGAAGATAAGGAAGGCATGTTTGATACAGTGGAAACACTGGAAGGCTCTTTAAAACTGCTGGCACCAATGATTGAAACGATGACCGTAAATAAGGATGTTATGCGCAAAGCGATAAATCATGATTTTTCCAATGCAACTGATATTGCTGATTACCTTGTGAGAAAAGGGCTGCCTTTTAGAGATGCACATGAGGTGATTGGAAAAATTGTCTTGTATGCTATTCAGTCTAATAAATTTTTACTTGATTTGAGTCTGGAAGAATACAAGCAATTTAGTACGTTATTTGAAAACGATATTTACGTAGTTTTAGCTCCTGAACATGTTGTGGCAGTACGCAACAGCTTTGGCGGTACATCTCCTGCACAGGTTAAAGAGCAAATAAAGCTTGCTGAAGGAAAACTGGGACAATAA
- a CDS encoding homoserine dehydrogenase, with product MTVVKVAILGFGTVGEGVYRTIQSHAEELQAVIGKDVEVAAVLVKNKEKARDIHKDVLVTTNFEEIIQLPKLDIVVEAIVDREPTFTYLKRAIQRGCHIITANKEMFAHHGKELLELAEKKSVSVGFEATVAGGIPVIQTLRQLLQVNRISEIQGILNGTSNFILTEMREKKQTFTESLLQAQKNGYAEADPTNDVEGFDAFYKTMILSRIAFGEEPDWPEVERQGITSISSECIAAVEQVGLRFKHIATISKNGNQIIGSVKPVLVGKDHPFYHVEGVENAVNVFSDIVGRITLQGPGAGMFPTASAIIEDLVYVSLDHKVKRSFTQTTAPLSEQPEEQNLNCWLVQGIDKSLLYPQWKILSEPAEGFLIVEAAKKDLERLAKDHPTVCYFAILDGEFEIASDKKEAATVS from the coding sequence ATGACTGTTGTTAAAGTAGCGATTTTAGGTTTTGGTACAGTTGGAGAAGGTGTCTATCGTACGATTCAATCCCACGCGGAAGAGTTACAGGCAGTGATCGGAAAAGATGTGGAGGTGGCTGCCGTGCTCGTCAAAAATAAAGAAAAAGCAAGAGACATTCATAAAGATGTGCTAGTCACAACAAATTTTGAGGAAATCATTCAACTGCCAAAGCTTGATATTGTAGTTGAAGCAATTGTTGACAGAGAACCAACTTTTACCTATTTAAAAAGAGCTATTCAGCGAGGATGTCATATTATTACTGCCAATAAGGAAATGTTTGCTCACCATGGAAAAGAATTGCTGGAGTTAGCCGAGAAAAAAAGTGTATCGGTGGGATTTGAAGCGACCGTAGCAGGCGGTATTCCAGTCATTCAAACTTTACGGCAGTTATTACAAGTAAATCGTATTTCCGAAATTCAAGGGATTCTAAATGGTACATCGAATTTTATTTTGACAGAAATGCGGGAAAAGAAACAAACGTTTACGGAAAGCTTGTTGCAGGCACAAAAAAATGGCTATGCTGAAGCAGATCCAACAAATGATGTCGAAGGCTTTGATGCTTTTTATAAAACAATGATTCTCAGCAGAATTGCCTTTGGAGAAGAGCCAGACTGGCCTGAAGTAGAACGCCAAGGAATAACTTCTATTTCTAGCGAGTGTATTGCTGCGGTGGAACAGGTAGGACTAAGGTTTAAGCATATTGCGACAATCTCCAAAAATGGAAATCAGATTATAGGATCAGTGAAGCCAGTACTTGTTGGAAAAGACCACCCTTTCTATCATGTTGAAGGAGTTGAGAACGCGGTGAATGTTTTCTCGGATATAGTTGGCAGAATTACATTGCAGGGTCCAGGAGCTGGGATGTTTCCAACTGCCAGTGCCATCATTGAAGATTTAGTATACGTATCACTTGATCACAAAGTAAAAAGAAGCTTCACACAAACAACTGCCCCCCTTTCCGAACAACCTGAGGAACAAAATTTGAACTGCTGGCTTGTTCAAGGAATCGATAAATCTTTGTTATATCCGCAGTGGAAAATACTTAGTGAACCGGCAGAAGGATTCCTGATTGTTGAAGCAGCCAAAAAGGATTTAGAAAGACTTGCGAAGGATCACCCAACAGTGTGTTACTTCGCCATCTTAGATGGTGAATTTGAAATTGCTTCAGATAAAAAGGAAGCGGCGACAGTCTCATAG
- a CDS encoding YfhD family protein, producing the protein MGRSHGHKTRDRNKASLPQVPKNLKSDGNDVEFSKEMADGADLEALARANAANQRVRNRK; encoded by the coding sequence ATGGGACGTTCACATGGACATAAAACTCGAGACCGAAATAAAGCATCTCTTCCACAGGTACCAAAGAACTTAAAATCAGATGGTAATGATGTAGAATTCTCAAAAGAAATGGCAGACGGGGCAGACCTTGAAGCACTGGCCCGGGCAAATGCTGCCAACCAGCGTGTTAGAAATCGAAAATAA
- a CDS encoding YfhE family protein — translation MGDRKKDKNRAKYPLTSTQEVLYQREFKMADRAGGFSDRKTKL, via the coding sequence ATGGGCGATCGAAAAAAAGATAAGAACCGTGCGAAATACCCGTTAACGAGCACTCAGGAGGTTTTATATCAACGCGAATTTAAAATGGCAGACCGTGCCGGCGGATTTTCAGACAGAAAAACAAAACTCTAA
- the recX gene encoding recombination regulator RecX, with the protein MTIITKITTQQKNTDRFNIFMDDGTGEKYAFSIDSDTLIKFQLKKGMELDDFSLMEIQYQDDIRKAYNLAIHYLARRMRSEKEVRDYLLQKEAAEPAIDEVIHKLSAQKYVNDQEFAFAFVRTQVNTTDKGPDLIKLELKEKGISPEIFMQALADFTKEKQIEKAVKMAQKALNKTSKDSWKIQKQKLEQLLLRKGYTFDVIQIAIEENEVEKEDDTEFEAIRFQGNKLLKKFSGYSGYEFEQRVKQALYRKGFSIEFIERFLSESKKS; encoded by the coding sequence ATGACCATTATTACAAAAATCACCACACAACAGAAAAATACGGATCGTTTTAATATTTTTATGGATGACGGTACGGGCGAAAAGTATGCTTTTAGCATTGACAGCGATACATTAATAAAATTTCAGTTGAAAAAAGGTATGGAGCTTGATGACTTTTCTTTAATGGAAATTCAGTATCAGGACGATATTCGTAAAGCATACAATTTAGCAATCCACTATTTGGCTAGGCGCATGAGATCTGAAAAAGAGGTAAGAGATTATCTGCTCCAAAAAGAAGCAGCTGAACCCGCGATTGATGAGGTTATCCATAAATTGTCAGCTCAAAAATATGTAAATGATCAGGAATTTGCCTTTGCATTTGTTAGAACTCAAGTGAACACAACAGATAAGGGGCCGGATTTGATCAAGCTGGAACTTAAGGAAAAGGGAATTTCCCCTGAGATTTTTATGCAGGCATTGGCGGATTTTACAAAAGAAAAACAAATTGAAAAAGCAGTTAAAATGGCTCAAAAGGCCCTAAATAAAACCTCAAAGGATTCATGGAAAATTCAAAAACAAAAGCTGGAACAATTGCTGCTAAGAAAAGGCTACACTTTTGACGTTATTCAAATAGCTATTGAAGAAAACGAAGTGGAAAAAGAAGACGATACGGAATTCGAAGCCATTCGATTTCAGGGGAATAAACTTCTGAAGAAATTCTCCGGGTACAGCGGATATGAATTCGAGCAACGGGTCAAACAGGCGCTATATCGAAAGGGCTTTTCAATTGAATTTATTGAAAGATTTCTGTCAGAAAGTAAAAAATCATGA
- a CDS encoding SDR family NAD(P)-dependent oxidoreductase, producing the protein MKSIIITGAGSGLGKELALFYSKEGYQLLLTGRTIKKLIGTKNEIEASGGKAVIFPMDISNSESVNRTIQEMMDQYHVYGLVNNAGVGHFGPFFELSEREINEMLDTNIKGTIMVTHAVLPYLLSQKEGRILTIISTAGLRSKVNESVYCASKFALRGFTESLQKELKDSKIKINAVYMGGMDTPFWSGSDHVKDKSRFRTAKEVAEIIFSQLDQEEIIIESKKS; encoded by the coding sequence ATGAAGTCGATCATTATTACAGGGGCAGGCTCAGGCTTGGGCAAAGAATTGGCCCTATTCTATTCCAAAGAAGGATATCAGCTTCTGTTGACTGGCAGAACTATTAAAAAACTAATCGGGACAAAAAATGAAATTGAAGCATCCGGCGGAAAAGCGGTAATCTTCCCCATGGATATTTCCAACAGTGAATCAGTTAATCGAACAATCCAAGAGATGATGGATCAATATCATGTTTACGGTTTGGTAAATAATGCTGGAGTTGGGCATTTTGGACCATTTTTCGAGCTATCAGAACGGGAAATCAACGAGATGCTGGATACGAATATAAAAGGCACGATTATGGTTACACATGCCGTTTTACCATATCTTTTGTCACAAAAAGAAGGGCGTATCCTTACTATTATTTCTACAGCCGGCCTGCGGTCCAAAGTAAATGAATCCGTATATTGCGCCAGTAAATTTGCACTGAGAGGTTTTACAGAAAGCCTGCAAAAAGAACTGAAAGACAGTAAAATCAAAATCAATGCTGTTTACATGGGGGGCATGGATACGCCATTTTGGTCTGGAAGCGACCATGTGAAAGACAAATCGCGCTTTCGTACGGCAAAAGAAGTAGCTGAAATTATTTTTTCCCAGCTTGATCAAGAAGAAATTATCATCGAAAGTAAAAAATCATGA
- a CDS encoding YfhH family protein gives MQQEKRYSQLAEHELRQEIATLQEKARKAEQLGMVNEYAVLERKVQMARAYLSDPEAFKPGEIYEIEGAPGEYFKIDYLNGVFAWGYRTKGDGKEEALPISMLKLLK, from the coding sequence ATGCAGCAGGAAAAAAGATATAGCCAACTGGCGGAACACGAATTAAGGCAGGAAATTGCCACGCTTCAGGAAAAAGCGAGAAAAGCAGAACAATTGGGAATGGTTAATGAATATGCCGTTTTAGAAAGAAAGGTACAAATGGCACGAGCCTACTTATCTGATCCTGAGGCATTTAAACCGGGTGAAATTTATGAGATTGAGGGTGCTCCAGGAGAATATTTTAAAATTGATTATTTAAACGGTGTGTTTGCCTGGGGTTATCGAACAAAAGGTGACGGAAAAGAAGAGGCATTGCCGATTTCTATGTTAAAATTGCTGAAATAA
- a CDS encoding small, acid-soluble spore protein K, with protein MRNKARNFPNQNNNKLEGEPRAKAEYASRRADGTINTHPQERMRASGQRDDESPQVWQ; from the coding sequence ATGAGAAATAAAGCGCGAAATTTCCCAAATCAAAATAATAACAAATTAGAGGGAGAACCTCGGGCAAAAGCGGAGTATGCCTCACGGCGAGCAGACGGTACCATCAACACCCATCCTCAGGAACGGATGCGTGCTTCCGGGCAGCGTGATGATGAATCACCACAGGTTTGGCAATAG
- a CDS encoding YfhJ family protein, with the protein MNDYYERLTKQLLEKNHQISYNQARTLVELLWDDFETTYAKAGWEYQGSKMTEKIVKQWIDNYGETLHEFAEANPKYKQYLSQAKHTLH; encoded by the coding sequence ATGAACGATTACTACGAAAGACTAACAAAACAATTGTTGGAAAAGAATCATCAGATTTCCTATAACCAAGCCCGAACATTGGTGGAACTACTTTGGGATGATTTTGAAACGACTTATGCGAAAGCAGGTTGGGAATATCAAGGAAGTAAAATGACTGAGAAAATTGTCAAACAGTGGATTGATAATTACGGGGAAACACTTCATGAATTTGCTGAAGCAAATCCTAAATATAAGCAGTATTTAAGTCAGGCAAAACATACTTTGCATTAA
- a CDS encoding metal-dependent hydrolase gives MDTGTHVVMGIALGGLATLDPVVAGNHATAASVIIATIAGSQIPDIDTVLKLRNNAIYIRNHRGVTHSIPAVLLWPIILTAVIYPFFPGASLLHLWAWTFAAVFIHVFVDIFNAYGTQALRPFSSKWVALGVINTFDPFIFGIHVLGIVVWLFGEQPGYTFLVMYLIIIAYYLIRFYVRGKVMAEVKRLIPDATEIIIAPTMKFHRWRIAAMTETQFFVGRAVKEQVEILDRFVRVPVPETPVIEAAKKDKNLSAFLSFSPVYRWEVDEYNDFYEVRFIDLRYRSNGHYPFVAVVQLDRNLNRISSYTGWVFSEQKLRKKLSIIPN, from the coding sequence TTGGATACCGGAACTCATGTTGTAATGGGTATAGCCCTTGGAGGTTTGGCTACTCTTGACCCGGTGGTAGCAGGCAACCATGCAACAGCAGCCAGTGTGATAATCGCTACGATTGCAGGGTCGCAAATACCCGATATCGATACCGTTTTAAAACTGAGGAATAATGCTATATATATACGAAATCACCGTGGAGTGACACATTCCATTCCTGCCGTTCTATTATGGCCGATTATACTTACGGCTGTGATCTATCCCTTTTTCCCAGGAGCAAGCCTTCTCCATTTATGGGCATGGACGTTTGCAGCTGTTTTTATCCATGTATTTGTAGATATTTTTAATGCATACGGTACACAAGCCTTAAGGCCGTTTTCATCGAAGTGGGTTGCTCTTGGCGTGATTAACACTTTTGACCCCTTTATTTTCGGAATTCATGTCCTTGGCATCGTCGTCTGGCTTTTCGGTGAACAGCCAGGATATACCTTTTTAGTCATGTATTTGATTATAATCGCCTACTACCTGATCCGATTTTACGTACGTGGAAAAGTTATGGCAGAAGTTAAACGACTAATTCCCGATGCTACTGAAATCATTATTGCCCCAACAATGAAGTTTCACCGTTGGCGAATTGCAGCGATGACAGAAACACAATTTTTCGTTGGGAGAGCAGTAAAAGAACAAGTTGAAATTTTAGATCGCTTTGTCAGAGTTCCAGTTCCGGAAACGCCTGTTATTGAAGCGGCGAAAAAAGACAAAAACCTGTCAGCCTTTCTTTCCTTCTCCCCTGTTTATCGCTGGGAAGTCGATGAATACAATGACTTTTACGAAGTGAGGTTTATTGATCTGCGGTATCGCAGCAACGGTCACTATCCGTTTGTAGCTGTTGTTCAGTTAGATAGAAACTTAAACCGAATCAGTTCCTATACTGGCTGGGTTTTCAGCGAACAAAAATTGCGAAAAAAATTAAGTATTATACCGAACTAA
- the mutY gene encoding A/G-specific adenine glycosylase: MLNELKNIEKIKINEFQNDLISWFKNEQRDLPWRKDKDPYKVWVSEIMLQQTRVDTVIPYFNRFIEWFPTIDDLAKAEEDKILKAWEGLGYYSRVRNLQSAVREVKEKYNGVVPNSPEEIAGLKGVGPYTAGAVLSIAYGIPEPAVDGNVMRVISRILSIWSDIAKPASRKIFEQAVRHLISHEDPSSFNQALMELGALVCTPTSPSCLLCPVREHCQAFEEGVQEELPVKTKKNKTRHVELAAALLFDENGKIVIHKRPSNGLLANLWEFPNVEIIHSLEHERGKVVEQFHQLLDLEVQLEKAIGQIEHVFSHLIWNIRVYTGEITSVIQESEEWKLVTFEEMQEYAFPVPHQKMFKLFLEQKK; encoded by the coding sequence ATGTTAAATGAACTAAAAAATATTGAAAAAATCAAAATAAATGAATTTCAAAATGATTTAATTTCTTGGTTTAAGAATGAACAGCGCGATCTGCCATGGCGTAAAGATAAGGACCCTTACAAAGTATGGGTATCCGAAATCATGCTGCAGCAAACAAGAGTGGATACAGTCATTCCATACTTTAACCGGTTTATTGAATGGTTCCCAACGATTGATGATTTGGCGAAGGCTGAAGAAGACAAGATACTGAAAGCTTGGGAAGGTCTTGGCTATTATTCCAGAGTTAGAAATTTACAATCAGCCGTTAGGGAAGTGAAAGAAAAGTACAATGGCGTTGTACCGAATTCCCCTGAAGAAATTGCAGGTCTTAAAGGAGTCGGCCCTTATACTGCAGGCGCTGTTTTAAGTATTGCTTATGGGATTCCTGAGCCGGCAGTAGATGGCAATGTCATGCGGGTGATTTCGCGCATTCTTTCCATTTGGTCTGATATTGCAAAACCTGCTTCACGGAAAATTTTTGAACAAGCAGTTCGGCACTTAATATCCCATGAAGATCCTTCCTCGTTTAATCAAGCTCTAATGGAGTTGGGAGCACTCGTTTGCACACCGACGTCCCCTTCATGTTTATTATGTCCGGTCCGTGAGCATTGTCAAGCGTTTGAAGAGGGAGTTCAGGAGGAATTACCTGTCAAAACGAAGAAAAATAAAACCCGTCATGTTGAATTAGCAGCAGCCCTGCTTTTTGATGAAAATGGAAAAATTGTCATCCATAAGCGGCCATCAAATGGTTTGCTAGCTAACCTATGGGAATTTCCTAATGTGGAAATTATCCATTCATTAGAACATGAACGAGGAAAGGTAGTGGAGCAGTTTCATCAGCTTCTTGATTTGGAGGTGCAGTTGGAGAAAGCAATCGGCCAAATCGAACATGTTTTTTCCCATCTCATTTGGAATATAAGGGTATATACTGGAGAGATTACATCTGTCATTCAAGAAAGTGAAGAATGGAAACTCGTAACATTTGAGGAAATGCAGGAGTACGCTTTTCCTGTGCCTCATCAAAAAATGTTTAAATTATTTTTGGAACAAAAGAAATGA
- a CDS encoding gamma-type small acid-soluble spore protein: MAKFNQQPNKTSAGTNIQEVRQQNAQSAGSGAAGSFGTEFASETNAAEVRQQNAQSARAKSGAGAAGAAGAAGSFGNEFASETNAQEVRQQNQQSQARKNQGQFGQS; encoded by the coding sequence ATGGCTAAATTCAATCAACAGCCTAACAAGACTTCGGCTGGAACTAATATCCAGGAAGTAAGACAACAAAACGCACAATCTGCTGGTTCAGGAGCTGCAGGTTCATTTGGTACTGAATTTGCTAGTGAAACGAATGCAGCTGAAGTAAGACAACAAAATGCTCAATCTGCCCGTGCTAAATCTGGTGCAGGAGCTGCTGGTGCTGCAGGAGCTGCAGGTTCATTTGGTAATGAATTTGCAAGCGAAACAAACGCACAAGAAGTAAGACAACAAAATCAACAATCACAAGCTCGTAAAAATCAAGGTCAATTCGGCCAAAGCTAA
- a CDS encoding YgaB family protein has product MNQFNRLVSEQMVTMEKLLYLQAELERCQQIETELLALKNQTDLESIQGDIQKMRKELKEIQLMFEKQTEEVINSYREMNLTPSL; this is encoded by the coding sequence ATGAATCAATTTAACCGATTGGTTTCCGAGCAAATGGTGACAATGGAGAAATTGTTATACTTGCAGGCGGAGCTGGAACGCTGCCAGCAAATTGAGACTGAATTACTTGCACTTAAAAATCAAACTGACCTAGAAAGTATTCAAGGAGACATCCAAAAAATGAGAAAAGAGTTAAAAGAGATTCAGTTAATGTTTGAAAAACAGACAGAAGAGGTTATTAATTCCTATCGAGAAATGAACCTAACGCCTTCTTTATAA
- the ntdP gene encoding nucleoside tri-diphosphate phosphatase: MGVPMEGEPIQIHSYKHNGHIHRVWEQTTVLKGSQNLVIGGNDRTLVTESDGRTWITREPAICYFHSQYWFNVIGMIREDGIYYYCNISSPFIFDGEALKYIDYDLDIKVFPDMTFHLLDEDEYERHRREMNYPDVIDQILKRNVDKLIQWIRQRNGPFAPDFIDIWYERYLTYRR, from the coding sequence ATGGGCGTACCCATGGAAGGTGAACCAATCCAAATACATAGCTATAAACATAATGGGCACATCCATCGCGTCTGGGAACAAACGACCGTTTTGAAAGGATCGCAAAACTTGGTGATTGGCGGAAATGACCGGACCCTTGTAACAGAATCTGATGGCAGGACGTGGATTACAAGAGAACCGGCAATTTGCTATTTCCATTCGCAATACTGGTTTAATGTGATTGGAATGATTCGTGAGGATGGAATTTATTACTATTGTAATATAAGCTCGCCTTTTATATTTGATGGAGAAGCATTGAAATATATTGACTATGATCTGGATATAAAGGTGTTCCCAGATATGACATTCCATCTGCTCGATGAAGACGAGTATGAGCGCCACCGCCGAGAAATGAATTATCCAGACGTCATCGATCAGATCCTGAAACGAAATGTTGATAAGTTAATTCAATGGATCAGACAGCGGAATGGTCCATTTGCGCCGGACTTTATTGACATATGGTATGAGCGTTATTTAACATACAGACGCTAA